A part of Corynebacterium afermentans subsp. lipophilum genomic DNA contains:
- a CDS encoding HNH endonuclease signature motif containing protein — MFDELALAIECGSSTTAHFLMRRLGVSSSTAHEYVSVAHRLRPFSYLQQHFTDGALNYSVVRLLLKYMTAENERDLVDLALGMGYHELECALAGKKPQDEEGEDSPQYYLSLHKRDNGDIAFHGNLNAADGAAFIAALKIGEIAYCDLDEVLEDLDPKVHGEIDIALERAEDVEENRPARKTVSGYGLPIGRMLLSALMGVVHMARTTPRNTLTTPGAHVNILATKDGRGYMPNNVGAPSKAIASLLANAEVRISTVNSDGLILNTGRKQRLATNGQVNALLAMWGGQCAAPGCTHTRFIEIHHIEDWATGGLTDLENLLPLCSACHSLVTEGYLKTLKEHSDIHFVYGDGTRFVSTNYSLPRRDDIMRTMEECNWSFTD, encoded by the coding sequence ATGTTTGATGAACTCGCACTTGCTATCGAATGTGGTTCCTCAACCACCGCACACTTCCTCATGCGCCGCCTGGGCGTGTCCTCCTCAACCGCGCACGAGTACGTCAGCGTCGCCCACCGTCTTCGACCTTTCAGCTACCTGCAGCAACACTTCACTGACGGTGCGCTGAACTATTCAGTGGTGCGACTGCTGCTGAAGTACATGACCGCCGAAAACGAGCGTGACTTGGTAGATCTCGCCCTCGGGATGGGCTACCACGAACTGGAATGTGCGCTAGCGGGGAAGAAGCCGCAGGACGAGGAGGGTGAAGACAGCCCGCAGTACTACCTGAGCCTGCACAAGCGCGATAACGGCGATATCGCGTTCCACGGCAACCTCAACGCCGCGGATGGCGCTGCATTCATCGCCGCACTGAAGATCGGGGAGATCGCGTACTGCGACCTCGACGAAGTGCTCGAGGACCTGGACCCGAAGGTTCACGGTGAAATCGACATCGCTCTGGAGCGTGCCGAGGACGTGGAGGAGAACCGCCCCGCACGAAAGACAGTGTCCGGATACGGGCTGCCGATTGGGCGCATGCTGCTGAGTGCGCTCATGGGCGTCGTCCACATGGCGCGCACGACGCCGCGCAACACGCTAACTACGCCGGGTGCCCACGTGAACATCTTGGCCACCAAGGACGGACGTGGCTACATGCCCAACAATGTGGGCGCGCCGTCGAAAGCCATCGCGAGCTTGCTTGCTAACGCGGAGGTTCGCATCTCAACGGTCAACTCCGACGGCCTCATCCTCAACACTGGACGTAAACAGCGTCTCGCAACAAACGGGCAGGTCAACGCGCTGTTAGCGATGTGGGGTGGGCAGTGCGCCGCACCCGGGTGCACACACACGCGGTTCATTGAGATCCACCACATCGAGGACTGGGCCACCGGGGGCCTGACCGACCTGGAGAACCTTTTGCCGCTGTGCTCCGCCTGCCACTCCCTGGTCACGGAGGGCTACCTGAAGACGCTGAAGGAGCACTCAGACATCCATTTTGTCTACGGCGACGGGACGCGTTTCGTGTCCACGAACTACTCCCTGCCGCGGCGCGACGACATCATGCGGACCATGGAGGAGTGCAATTGGTCCTTCACCGACTAG